Genomic segment of Nothobranchius furzeri strain GRZ-AD chromosome 12, NfurGRZ-RIMD1, whole genome shotgun sequence:
accacaccatatctgtcttaatgtcatttttttttctttccataaACGGGGGACACAACAGAAAATGATTGAGAACCACTGCCTTAGACACAGATAAGGATTGTGAGGTTACTTCCTTGTCATAACAAAGCCCCAAAATGGCAATGACCACACTAATGAATGAGTCAGATAATCACATCCACCAGGTGTggaagcacatgtgctaatttgaAAACGCAGCACTCAGGTGTGCTATAAAATGTAGCAGGTGAGTTCACCTGTCTTCAACTAAAATGGAAGGAGGTGGGGTAGCTCAAAGAGGAGACGTGCCTGAAGAGGTGATAGAACCTGAACGTAGAAGATGAGGACCTAATTTGACTGAAGAAAGCCGTGCAACACTTATTGACCACGTTATCAACCGAGGACTAGCACTGATGGAAGATGGACAGAGTTCAACCAAGTCTCAGCAGAAATACTGTCAGTTATTTGGACATGTCATCGAAAACACAGGTAAGCTATCCACATAGTATATTGAAGCTGAAGCTCGCTGTTCTTATCATCAGTATTGTTTACTATGACATTTGACATCAGACTGCATGTGTATTTATTATAATATATTATTTACATATAGGATCGAGGGTCGAGAACACCAAGGTGGAAGGTCCCTATATTTGCTTGTGCACAAGAGAAGACTCTTAATGGTAAGGGACCCATTTACACTAAAGAGCTGTAAAGCAAAAAGGATTGGAAAATAATGGATGATTGGATTTATCACTCTGGATGATCAACCCTGTCCTGTGGAGGAGAATAAGAATGATGGTCGGCAAAGATTGATCTGCCACTGTTTCAGATGTCTTGCTCACTTTGACATGACACTACTCAGGCTGTGTAAGAAGGGTTAGTGTTAGATCTGACCACTACTGGAGATGTTTGTCATATGCACCTGCAATGCAAAATGATTAATAAGAGGCTCTAATATATCATTTTATTTGTTGGGGGGGGTCACATGTGAACAGCCTTTTTCATGATCCCTAAAAAAAAGCTGCAGGTTAACATGTTTTAGTTATGTAATAATGTATTAAGTCCAGAATTGTACTTTAGGAAAAAAAATATATTTCACTACTTATAGTGTCAGGATCTGCCCCCTTGGCCCCAACACTCGGTCTTGTCTCCCCTTGTTGAGTGTTAATCTGAATCAACTGGTCCTCATTGCTTTACCCACTTGTTTCCCTGATTACCCTTGCAAATGTAAACACTCCGTGCTTGTCTGTGCCAGATTCATGTCTTGTCTTCCTACAGTTCATTATAAACCTTCCAGCCTCCTTCCTGTGCCTTCTCATCTgcgtttgggtccaaaccatatcTCACAACATGACATTAAGAGCCAGCATGAATCTTTAACAGGTAAAAATATGAGCTGAACATATAATTAAGCTTCTAACCAGTTTCAAATGAAAATTCTTGTAATTTATTCCATAAATTTGAAACGGGAGGAATTTAGTCTGATAGCTGAAGCTCCTTGTATGCTGACAATcaaaaaactgaaacaaaaaaTGTTTCTAGTTCCagcttttttaaaattatttgacCAATTTCttcaagtgacaatgtgtatttttttccattcacctctggaaatatccatagaaatgttgtaaatgaatttaaagatgctcagttgttgaaaaaatattggcagtttcataacatatactgTATTTTCCGCACATAAGGCTCACCTGATTATACGGtgcacagccaatcagcgtcCTAGTTAAAGGTTTGGTCCACACATAAGGCTCACTGGATCAAAACACGCACCCAGCAAAGCAAACGAGTGTCCTGATCTGCACAATTAAGGCAAATTGGGCAATTAGATCAAAGTCAAATGTTACTCCACTCATTTTCTATACTAAACAATAAAGTTCTCATTATTAAAGTAACATTTAGTCCCAATTTAATGCACAGGTGCTTTTAGCAGCAAGACTGAAGATTTAAACTCTGGTAATGGCATGACTGACTGAACACAGCGCTAAGCCCCTCTTGCCGCTGCAGTACAGAGGAGCCGAGTCAGCCGGAGATAAAGCATTATGTGCGGCCACTGTGTGGTTGTAATGACCTGGGAGCCGATCAGAGAAGTCTTACTCCACCTAGTAATGCGTAATTGGTACAATAAGCCAAACGAAGGAGTTTGatcaaaatcaaactttattcctcTCATTCACAATAAAACTATTAATTTTGTAATTGTCAGTGTCATTTTTTGCATGGATGCTTTAAGCAGGAAGAATGAACAATCAGATGTATGACTGTTTAACAAACAAAAGCCCTATTTTTACGTGCAGGCATGGCTGGAGCAAAGATGCACATCAGACAGCGGCAACACAACTGTTTGCTTATGTTTattataaacatatttaaagtcccAGTTTCATGCAGGGCGCTGTTGCCCATTCGGGTCGTGGCAACACTGTACAGCTGTTTAACATAAACGTGTTTAAAGTCCTATCTTTACACACAAGCGTTGTTGGCCTTTCAGACCGCAGCAACACAGCTCTGTACAGATTTGTTCATAGCAGCTATAAAAATTATTTAGCAGCAATACTGAAAAAAGcactcacattttttttcattcctcGTCCATAAATCCCTCAAAATCCTCGTCCTCTGTGTCTGACATGAAGAACTGACCCAGCACTAAATGCAGCGCGCTCGGCTCTGACGCGCCTGGCTCATCGCCGTCAGTCAATGTCACTGTCGTTGCTCTGCTCTCCCGTTGTGATCCCGGCCTTGGTGAAAGCTCGAACAACAGTCTGGATTGAAACGTTGGCCCAGGCATCATGGTGGCATAAGTCGATTGGCGCTGCCTGCCCATCTTGGTGAACGTGTGTTCGCCATCAGTCATCCAGCGCTTCCACGCTGCTCGGACATTCGCTTTGAAGGACCGGTTCACCCCGATGTCCAGCGGCTGGAGTTCTTTGGTTAATCCACCCGGTATGATGGTGAGCTCCGTGTTCATTCTCTTCAAGTGGATTTTAACAGCGTCGGTGAGATGGGCCCGCATGGAGTCGCAGATCAGCATGACTGGAGAAGAGTGGAAGAGGCCGTCCCGTCTTTTGGTGTACACCTTCCGCAGCCACGCCGCCATCAtgtcctcatccatccagccctTCGGGTTCGCCTTGATGATCACGCCGGTTGGAAACTTTTCTTTGGGTAAAGTTTTCCGCTTGAAGATGACCAGCGGCGGCAGCTTCTGGCCATCAGCCTGGCAGGCAAGCACGTCGGGGAAGCACGACTTCTCGTGGCCGGTCGTCCGCACAGACATCGTGCTGGTCCCCATTTTCCCCACGGTCCAGTTCACCGGGATGTCAAAGGTAAGCGGGATCTCGACCATGTTGGTGATGTGCTGGGGCTGGATGTTTTTGTCTGCAATCTTCTTAGTGCAATAGTAGCGGAAAAACTCTAGCTTCTCAGCGTAGTCGGCAGGTAGCTGCTGCGAGACTGTAGTTATGGTGCGGATAGAAAGTGTTTGCATCCGCATACATCGAAAACACCAGGAAGGGCCTCCTATGAAGTCCGCAATGTCCATCTCTCGTGCTAATGCTGCAGCTTTGAGATGAATGGAGACGGTGGAGACGCTTCTGCTCGCCCTCGCTGCTCTGCAAACCACTGCTCAACTCGGTCTTCAAGCAGCGGCCATCTTGCCTTGTTGCCTCTGAAGCTACACTGCGTTTTCTtcacctgcagcagctggtctTCCAGCTTTCTCCACTTGCACACCATCGACTCTTTAATCTTGTATTCTCTCGCTGCTGCTCTGTCTCCATGCTCAACGGCGTGAGCGATGGCTTTGAGCTTGAACTCTGCCTCGTAAGCGTGTCTCTTCACTGGTGCCATGGCTGGTTACCGGTATGGCTGTGTGGAACAGTGCCACACCTTTTATTTGGTGAGGGTGGGCGGTGCTACGGGCCGGCTCTTTGTTTTCCTGCGGACGCAGGTGTGGCTGACTTCACTTACATCCTTAagaccatcgacattaatatatggacaatgggtttccataggctccaataacaagtttttgtgctaaaatgggaggttgccaccaccaccattttgaccgtgtcacaggttccgtcaagcccagacaattccataaaagggaagagaggaagagctgagggtggggctgtaaggctgggatcaactgacgacacccggtcgaactagctacaagctaacctgaagctaacccaaagctaacgcggaggtgggagccgagctaacggatgtatccacctagctacaaccggagctaactctgtggaacacccatggaccgcatggagttcaggtggaggtttgcggcgctttttcatgagaagtacctttctgtgaataaaaaatattaaatcggtaagtttatgttatttccgtaatgaaaacatattttgctttgagcaagttttcactatttttcacgtaccgtattttcaggactattaagtcgctcctgagttgcaccagccattaaatgtataatgaagaagaaaaaaaacatatataagtcgtattttgggggaaaattttatttttcttacaaaatcacattgcaagacaagtaccggtaacaataaccgaataatgcaccgcagcagcgcgccacggtctccagcagagaaaggtggtgtttgaaaccctcctagcgggacaggggaactcattcttgggtcggagtcggcccgcagcagcgtggtgtagcctacatattttgttatataagttgcTCTGGAGTAGCAGGtctggccagactatgaaaaaagtgtgatttatagtccggaaaatacggtagttattagtatttgagataaataagcaggctaaatacatttcatatatttccaaaacgtaatacttgtttgtatcttgtacagccaactagcctttattctggactcagtacaattcaccaaaagtaaagagacattatacagatgaagtaagcacaagacaacttactggaagaaacattaTTATCATGAAAGCCAgcacaagacagcctgataacagtcatgtgaaaataacagttaaaaagtatgtatgtataatagaaataaaaatatattagaattagtgtaactcactgtgatccaaacaataaatcagccatagctgattagcaatcatgaaatgaggtctggaagtttttaagtttcattcttttattacattttttcttGGCTCTATTAAAAGGtccccatggcagcctgtgtgtctccaacatcagctacacaaagcagcaaataGGTTCCAAATACCTGCctcgaccacttcatgtatggttttgtactttaaacagcaaggccaaacctgttatttttttctccatagccatttggatcatcggtgacagctgagtgaggcatggtgcccagagagctgcagagacctctgagacaaccttggcctccctgacgtccgtgtctcctggttcagttggggcggactgaggtggaaagaccttctccccttctttttcaactccatgcatggaagagcagctcctgatgtccttctcatccactgtggcggcaatgacatgggggtggtcagcagtgtgaagctgttgaacatgatggaggacctgcaccggcttcaccttctacaccctcatatcacactgttctCCCTTCACAActcaatgttccactcactctgcagctctctgggccccttttattattttaagtattttttaaatgtcctgacactttgtgtcctgttattttataaaatgtgatgtaaaaaaataaatgtttttgctcaattactggaatttctttggttaagagaaagaaggaagaatcatttatgccaagttgtttctacaacaggcctgttttaagtccaacagtttcttagcagccaatagaattgtgttctttactaactttggtttaaaaatcttactaaaataaacagagtgctgtatttcaaaacccaatcatacttgtatgtaaatattagctttgtagatatgttTTACAGATAAATATTTGTGTGCTGAAAAAAACCAacttaatttgtcattctttattgaaaaaataaaatacaggtatacagaaagtgtgggaaaatgataatgtgaaagtattgctcttttaatgtaatactatttatctttaaaaagaaaaactctaaaaatgtcgtgtacagcaacatgaaagaagaaaggtggtctgtctgtcagaatgtgctgaacagatttgctctatcaagaggagccttttgtgtaagagtttgttattgtaatattggtttgggttatgtatctgtgacacgatccaggtggaatggaaggtgccactaatattaaaaggattaaaataggttctaaaaaacaaggcaagcagtgcgacagccaaagcaaattaaaaagggaCATTTATTACAAAACCCTGATGATGACACCAAGGAAAAAAGCGTTCAATCGAGTGTGCGCAGGGCCCCAAGGGACATGGCGGTCCAGTCCGGCCCTGCTGAGCTCTCGACCAAGGAACCTCCAAGGCCGGCGTCGTCGTCTGGAAACCACAGGATCGCCGCATGGTGAATCCAATCCGCCTCCTCCTCGGCCCGGCCCCTGTGGCACACAACAACTCCGGTAGTAAATAGGTCCCCGGCACCAGACCACTCACAGAGAGAGAGCAACTCTaacactgccaggcactgatcaattacttacgcgcgggggcagagtaactctgcccgcctgccgtgttgcgctctgtgccctggcgtctccggccgcggatctctctctccgctgttgctgctgcttctcctgccgctgctgctgctgctgctgctgctgtccgtGCCGCCGGTGGATCTCCTTCCTGACCTTGCGGAGCTCGCGGAGTCCGTCTGGCTCCAGCTGAGTATTTTCCTTTCCCCTCATGTTTCCGCGTCTCCACGTCCGCTCCCTTAAATAAACAAAACCCTCTGCCCGTTCACCTCCTGCCCTGCCTCTGTTCATTGTTTGCCAGTCCAGTCCACACCCCGCTCCCAGGTGTGGGTAATTGGGGAGGATTAACACAGATGGGATGCAATGTTGCAGCAATCactaaaaacacccaaacagttaaaaatcaacctaaaagcacctaatcaattagaaaacatgcaatataaaacATAACATAAGAACATTAAACAAAAGAACAACATTACCACTCTGTGACAtatcgccacattagcatgtaaatgctgaaccaatctggaataaagagggatgctgaccagtagaggtggttcaccacactttgcttccacagtctcacctcctgggtcgtctttctcttccccagctcttcgattttcttaccaattcatggagagccaaatagacccacacttaaaatagaaaaaaaaaaactgtaatattcactatatacatccccaaagattaccttttcccatgtgccaggggtcaaagaagtgactgatttcctttttttcctcctgcAAATATTTCTGCACCCATGTGTGGTGGTCAGtcacaacttgctgcacatcgacccccctctccaaaagtgtgctcagacttcgcacaaatccctccttctccatttgcacactatttccaacttcattgctctgaaaataaacataattctccattgatctgtgaataattaaccatgaaatgcattggaatcatcaggtaatgttgtacctgtacgagttggttatcaataactttgtttcttttgagatccatcatggtgtagctgccatatttggccaagtgtccttcagaaatgcaagttattacttaatttacatttgatagcaaaggaataaaataaatacatttaaacgtattcaccaggtgaatcagctcgcatgtcaccaccaagagtcacaggtccagattcagtagcctcctggatgaaatcagcttgctctagctgccactgccagctcactgttggaattaagagctttgcctgatgtcgatagaatgtctgcttggacagtccctgcacattgaaggcacccaggaactaaaatatgaaaagttacgtcatgaaatgagagatgcacagaccttatcaaagctaacctaaacatttttggcctataccttagaaatctggctaaatgatgatccagactttctggaagatgaatttccatcatggtcccagtgtcacacacacagcagctgggagctctaaactagGTGGCtacataaaaaacaaagaaacagcacatttataaatgcttAAAAGAGCTTAAAataacgtgtaacaata
This window contains:
- the LOC129166722 gene encoding NALCN channel auxiliary factor 1-like, giving the protein MNRGRAGGERAEGFVYLRERTWRRGNMRGKENTQLEPDGLRELRKVRKEIHRRHGQQQQQQQQRQEKQQQQRRERSAAGDARAQSATRQAGRVTLPPRGPGRGGGGLDSPCGDPVVSRRRRRPWRFLGRELSRAGLDRHVPWGPAHTRLNAFFLGVIIRVL